The nucleotide sequence GCACTGGCTGAGAGAAGGGCAAGGCAACACAAGCCTTGCATTAAATTATTTCTCATTATCATTTAACCCTTACTACGCCTTGAGCGGTTTCAGGGCTAAATTCACCTTCAAATTTATAGATGCCACGACTTAAAGGTCCGATGTAGAAAGAGGCCTTGCTTTTGGCCTTGATTAACACCTCTCTGTTGAGGTCGTAACTTTCAAATTCCTCTGGAGTGTCATCTAGATTTTCAATAGTAAGCTTTACTTTGGTATCGGCGGGGATATCAATTTCTGATGGAGAAAAGCGCCCATTTTTAATTGAAATCTGGATATCGTTGCTTGCTGCAATGGAGATATTTGTCAAATTTAACAACAAGAAAATACTGATAAGTGTATGTTTTAAATAGTTATTTTTCATAAGTTCAGGTATATATTAATGAGAACCATTCTCAAGTATAAGGTATATAATGAGAATCGTTCCTATTTATTGATAAAAGTGACAATCCTCCATGCATTTGGACCAGGTTGATTTGGAAGTTCTTTACAGAGTGAGCGCGGTTAACGCGCCTAAGGGTGCCCCTCAAATTAAGGGGCAGCTGGAAGATATTGGGTTTTTACCCGGTGAACAAGTAGCTGTTTTGCGCAAAGGTTTGCTTGGTAAAGGGCCATATATGGTTCGCGTAGGAGCCTCAACATTCGCATTGCGTCAAGCAGAAGCACGCATGATTACGGTCGACGCTATTCCGCATGTCTGAATCTAAAGTTCACTTTTTCTCGAATGAGCCACTCGTAGCTTTATTGGGTAATCCCAATTGTGGCAAAACTGCATTATTCAATTTGTTGACTGGCAGCCGTCAAAAAGTAGCCAACTATTCAGGCGTTACTGTAGAGCGTAAAGAGGGGCGTCTATCGCTCGAGTCTGGCAAAAATATTCGCATACTGGATTTACCTGGCGCCTATAGCTTGTATCCAAGATCCTTAGATGAGCGTGTGACCTGCAATGTGCTGCTTGGTCGAGCCGAAGGTGAAAAGCGTCCCGACCTAGTGATTTGCGTATTGAGCGCCATGAACCTGCGTCGCAACTTGCGCTTGGTACTTGCTGCAAAGCGCTTGGGGCTGCCTTGTATCGTGGTGCTCAATATGCTTGATATTGCTAAGCGTCAAGGCTTGCATATAGATACTGCTGCACTTTCAAGTGAATTGGGTTTGCCGGTGCTCACTAGCATTGGTATTCAGTCTGATGGCGCTGATGAAATCAAGCATTTCTTATCGAATCTGGACTGGCGTAATCTCAATGGATTACGCACGGGCACTAGTGATGCGACCCTGGAGAATGTCGCTTCTCATATTGCCCATACTGAATCTGACAATATTCAAGTCCAAAGAATTTTGCAAAATCTCAAGCTGGATCAAATCATTCCCGATCAATTGAGCGATCGCTTAGATGCCGTATTACTTCATCCAGTTTTTGGCCCCATCATTTTGGTGGCCTTACTCTTTTGTATTTTTCAGGCCGTATTTAGTTGGGCTACGGTACCCATGGACCTGATTAAATCCGCAGTAGACTTTCTGGGTGCTCAGATCATTGAAGTATTGCCCAATGGATGGCTGCGTAGTTTGTTAATCAATGGAATTTTGGCAGGTTTAGGTGGTGTGGTGATTTTCTTGCCGCAAATTCTAATTTTGTTCTTCTTTATTCTTTTGCTAGAAGAGTCGGGTTATCTTCCAAGGGCTGCCTATCTACTAGATAGGGTAATGGGCTCTGTTGGCTTATCAGGTAGATCCTTCATTCCACTCCTTTCCAGCTTTGCTTGTGCCATCCCCGGAATTATGGCCACCCGAAGCATCTCTAATGCGCGCGATCGCATGGTGACGATTCTGATTGCACCCATGATGACTTGTTCTGCACGTCTGCCGGTATATGCCTTATTGATCTCAGCATTCATTCCAGAGCAAAAGCTATGGGCGGGTATTGATTTGCAAGGCTTGGTTTTATTCTTACTTTATCTCGCTGGAATTTTGGGTGCGATGGCGGTTGCCTGGATTCTGAAGCGCTTTACGAGTGAGCAATTTAGGATGAACGCGCTCATGATGGAGTTGCCTAGCTATCACTTGCCTCGCTTAGGAAATTTAGCTATTAGCTTGTGGCAAAGAGCAGAAATCTTTTTGCGCCGTGTTGGCGGAATTATTTTGCTGATGACTATTGGTTTATGGGTGTTATCTAGCTTTCCGTTCCCGCCTGAGGGTGCAACAGGATCGCCGATTCAATATAGCTTTGCTGGAATGATGGGGCAGGCCTTAGCGCATGTGTTTTCACCAATTGGATTTAACTGGCAAATCAGCATTGCTCTAGTGCCAGGTATGGCAGCTCGTGAAGTTGTGGTGAGCTCATTGGCAACGGTTTATGCGCTATCCAGCTCGAGTGTCGACGCGGCAGATGCGCTGATTCCTTTGATCTCTAGCGGCTGGTCCTTAGCCACAGCTTTATCTCTACTAGCCTGGTTTGTATTTGCCCCTCAGTGCCTATCTACCATTGCTGCGGTAAAGCGCGAGACGGGCGGCTGGAAGATTCCGATCATCATGCTGAGCTACTTATTTGGCTTGGCCTATATCGCCTCCTTTATTACCTATCACTTAGCTATTTATCTGGGTCTGGGTTAAGCCTACTGACATTTATATTTGCTGCGGCACCGCATAAAAGGGTGCGGTAGTATTCCTTTTGTAGTTAAAAAATAGATAACAACACAAGGAGATATAGATGAGTTCACGTCGCCAATTTATGAAGACTGCTTCAGCTGCTGGAGCCGGTTTAGTAGCTGCTTCTACTATGGGTGTAATGAAGGAGGCTTCAGCTCATCCCACCTCAGTATGGGGAGGGGAGGTTTACACCGGTCCACGTGAGATGGTGAAAAACAGCAAAATTCTCTCGATCCAAAATGCGGATGGAACAGAAACCTTGGGTGTGGTTAACCCAAAAGGTGTTATCGATATTCGTGCTGTAGCTAAGAAAATGAAGATTGCAGCACCGACTACCTTGGATCAATTATTGCAAGAGGGTAATGCTGCTGGATTCAATAAGGTAGTAGCAAGCGCCGATAAATCTGGCGTGCCTTACTTAAAGGAATCCGACATCACTTTCGGGCGCCTATTTAAAAACCCTGGAAAGATTGTTTGCGTTGGCTTAAATTACCGTGCGCATGCGGATGAAGTTGGTATGGCTCATCCACGAGTACCGCCGCTATTCAATAAGTACAACAATAGTCTTACGGCTCACAACTGTTTATTGCAAATTCCACCGCCATCAGTTTCTTATAAGCTAGATTATGAAACTGAGCTGTTGATTGTTGTCGGCAAGCAGATGCGCAATGTTCCCGAATCGGCTGCTTTGGATTATGTGGCAGGTTATTGCACCTCAAATGATTTCTCATCACGTGATTTGCAGCTGGAATTGCCGAGTGGGCAATGGATGATTGGCAAGACCTTAGACCAATATGCACCAATTGGACCTTATTTTGTTACTTCTGACTTAGTGGGTGATCCTAATAAGCTTCAGGTAAAGACTTGGGTTAATGGCGAGTTACGTCAGAACTCAAATACTTCCGACTTCATTCATAACACTCAAAAAATGTTGTCTTACATCAGTACCTACTGGACATTAGAGCCGGGAGATATTGTTTTCACTGGTACACCGCAAGGCGTTATTGCTGGTATGCCAAAAGACAAGCAGGTATGGCTGAAGAAGGGCGATAAGATCGTAAGTTCAGTAGAAAAACTCGGAGATTTAAAGTTCACTTTGGCTTGATCACTACAAAGTTTGTTTATCTAAAAGAAAGCCACCCGAGGGTGGCTTTTCTTCTGCTCAAGTAGCTTGTTTAGAGGGCTACTAAATGCTTTTTTATTCAGCAATAAAAGTGTTCTCAAGCTTTCCAATACCACCCATCTCAACAACGACAACATCTCCGTTTACTAAGTACTTGGGAGGTTTAAAGCCAATGCCAACGCCGACTGGAGTTCCGGTGGCGATCAAGTCTCCTGGGTAGAGGGTGATGCCTGCAGAGACCGTAGCGATCATATTGGGGATGTCAAAAATCAGATCTTTAGTATTGGAGTTTTGGCGTAATTCACCATTGACCCAGCACTTGACTGGGATATTTTCAGCATCGACTTCATCTGCTGTAACGACCCAAGGACCCATAGGGCAGAAGGTATCAAAGCTTTTTCCTAAAAACCATTGCTTATGTCTTTGCTGCCAATCGCGCGCCGTCACATCATTGATGGCGGTATAACCCCAGACGTGTTTCATAGCATCTGCTTCGCTAATGCCTTTGCCGCCTTTGCCAATCACAATCGTGAGTTCCGCTTCGTAATCGATGCAGGTGGATACAGCAGTGGGGATAATGACGTTAGTATTGGGTCCGGTTACAGACTCAGGTGGCTTCGTGAAGAAGATTGCATGGCTTGGAATATCTTCTCCAGGTTTAGCGCTGCCATCAAATCCGCTGTTGGAAAATTCTTTAGCGTGCTCATGATAATTTTTACCGACGCAGAAAATATTGCGACGCGGTCTAGGTACAGGAGCGAGTAGACGGATGTCGCTAAACGCATGCGTGGAAATAGGTTTTGGGAGCTTGCCTGCGAGGTCAGATTTGAGAATGGCAACAATGCCATCTTCACTAACGTCAACGCCCAAATCGATCTCTTGAACTGTCGTGCCATCAGCAGACACAATTCCAACGCGAGTTTTGGTAGGTTCTTTGGCTAAAACAAATGCGGCATATCTCATGTTTACTGTCTCCGGCTGGGGTTTTGTCTACGTTAACCCCTGTTTATTGTGATGAATCTTGTAGTAGGATAAAGAGTATAAATAATAACTAATTTACGTATTTGAGACAAAAAATGAGACAAAAAATGAGGCAAAAATATTCATTTGCTACTACCTTAGTCTTTTTATGTGCTTGCTTGGCCTCTCAGGGGGCTATTGCTCAAGCACCAGAAGCCTGGCCTACAAAGCCCATCACTATGGTTGTGCCATTTCCGCCGGGTGGCGTTGCTGATACTGTTGGTAGGCCGGTGGCAGAGGCACTTTCTCGTAGCTTGGGTCAGCCAGTGATTGTGGAAAATAAAGCTGGGGCTGGCGGTGGCATTGGCATGGCAGCAGTAGCCAGAGCAAAGCCTGACGGCTACACGATTTTGATGGCCCTATCGTCTATTTCAATTATTCCAGAGGCAGATAAAGTAGTGGGAAGAGAGCAATCTTTTCAGCTTAACCAACTCAAGCCGATCGCTCGCTTTACAGCGGACCCAACAGTGTTAGTAGTGAGGGCGGATAGCCCATGGAAAGATTACAAATCTTTTGTGGCAGCAATGCGAGCCAATCCCGGTAAATACAATTTTGGATCGTCGGGTAATTACGGCACGATGCATGTACCAATGGAGATGCTCAAGTCTTCAGAGAAGTTCTACATGGTGCATATTCCGTATACAGGTGCAGGGCCAGCGATTGTGGGTTTATTGGGCGGCCAAGTGGATGCGATTGCTACTGGACCTTCTTCAATCGTTCAGCAAATTAAGGCGGGCAAAGTACGTGCATTGGCCCATTGGGGTGATGGCAGATTAGCTAGCATGCCTGAGGTGCCTAGCTTTAAAGAGATGGGAGTGAAAGTGGAGTTCTCGCAATGGGCCGGTTTATTTGTGCCCAGCGCAACCCCTGACTACATCACCAATAAGCTCCGTGAGGCCGCTAAACAAGCTGCGAATGATGAGCGGGTACGCACTGTGATCAATGGAGCGGGAAGTCCAATTCAGTATATGGATGCGCCTGAATTTAAGGCCTACTGGGACAAGGAATCCACTCAGATGGGCGAGGTTGTGAGAAAAATTGGCAAAGTTGAATAATGAAAAAACAATTCCTTGCCTCTTTTCTGATTCTGCTTTTTTCCCAAGCACATGCTGCAACTGTTCAGGAACAGATGGATCAAAATCCAGCTGTGAAAACGGCGATTGAAGAGCTTGTTCTTGCCAATCATATTTTGTATGACCAAAATGCAGTAGATGGTTATGGGCATATTAGTGTTCGTAGCCCAATCAATCCCAACACCTTCTTTTTGGCAAGAAGTGTTGCGCCATCTGTTGTCAAAGCTGAAGACATCATGGAATTTGATATGAATGGCAAGGCCTTAAATGGTGATACGCGAGTAGCTTATGGCGAACGCTTTATTCATAGTGGCATTCTGAAAAATCGTCCCGATATTAATTCAGTTATTCATGGCCATGCTGCACCTATCCTACCTTACGGCTTAACAGGCACAACACTCAAGCCCGTCTATCACATGAGTGCCTTTTTGGGTGAGGGTGCACCGGTTTTCGAAATCCGAAATTTTGCTAAGCCCAATCCCGATACGGATATGTTTGTTAGCAATGGAGATTTGGGTGATGCTTTATCTAAAACTATGGGTTTGCAATATTTTGTTTTGATGCGTGGCCACGGATATGCTGCAGGAGCAGACTCCATTAAGAAAGCGGTCTTTAGAACAGTGTATGCAATTCAGAATGCGAGTATTCAGTCTGAAGCAATGAAGATGGGGCAGGTGCAGTACCTGAGTCCTGGTGAGGCTATCGCTTCGCAGGAAACAATTGAGAAAACCATTGGACGCCCATGGCAGCTTTGGAGTGAGCGCGTCAAAAAACCCTAATCCTTGTTAAACTCACGCATCATGCAGATGCAAGCTTACCCCCTCAAGAAAGCACTCATTCAGGGGTTGCTATTAACCGCATTAATCCTCTCGCCATCAATCAGCATGGCGGTTCTGCAGGATGAAATTCAGGTCTACGATGACGAAATTAATGCCAAGGGTGAAGCTAGCCTAGAGGTGCATTTAAACAGTACTCCCCGAGGTATTCAAACCCCTTCCTATCCAGGAGAGGTAATGAACAACAACGGTGTGCGGGTGACCCCAGAGTTTGCTTATGGCTTAGGTCATGATTTAGAGGCAGGCTTATATATCTCTTATGTGAACTACGACAACAAATTTCAATATGCAGCAACGAAATTGCGTATGAAATGGTTGCCAATACGCGAAGATAAGGGCGACTCTTTTTTCGCAGGTGCCAATCTAGAGTTAGCTAACGTGCAACCGCAGTTTGATGAATCTAGATACAACAGTGAAATGCGTTTCATTGTCGGTAAGCATTTTGATGAGTGGCTTTTCTCATTTAATCCGATTGTGGATATGCCGCTTTCACAGCCCTACGTACATCAGTCACCTTATTTTTCCACGGCAACTCGCTTATCTAGAGAGGTAACACCTGAGTTAGCGCTTGGGGTAGAGTATTACTCCAACCTGAATCAACTTGGTCAGCCCATCAATTACCAAAATACCCAGCAATTGGGTTTCTTGATGATGTACTACGAAGGCAAACCACTTTCTTTTCAGGCTGGGGTAGGTAAGGGCTTCTCTAACAGTACGGATTCGTTAACGCTGAAAGCGATTTTTTCCATTCCATTAAATTAGCCTTAATCAGGCTTGATATTGGCGTCTTTAATAACCTTGCTCCACATGGTCATTTCCCGTGTAATGCGCTTGCTGGAATCTGCGGGCGAGAGATAGTTCACGTATACGCCTGCTGCCAACATACGATCTTGCACTTCAGGGCGCTGCAAAATAACCTTGATGTCTGCGCTGAGTTTATCGATGATGGGCTTAGGAGTTCCTGCTGGAGCCAAAATACCAAACATACTTACTACATCAAAGT is from Polynucleobacter sp. MWH-S4W17 and encodes:
- a CDS encoding fumarylacetoacetate hydrolase family protein, with product MRYAAFVLAKEPTKTRVGIVSADGTTVQEIDLGVDVSEDGIVAILKSDLAGKLPKPISTHAFSDIRLLAPVPRPRRNIFCVGKNYHEHAKEFSNSGFDGSAKPGEDIPSHAIFFTKPPESVTGPNTNVIIPTAVSTCIDYEAELTIVIGKGGKGISEADAMKHVWGYTAINDVTARDWQQRHKQWFLGKSFDTFCPMGPWVVTADEVDAENIPVKCWVNGELRQNSNTKDLIFDIPNMIATVSAGITLYPGDLIATGTPVGVGIGFKPPKYLVNGDVVVVEMGGIGKLENTFIAE
- a CDS encoding FeoA family protein, producing MHLDQVDLEVLYRVSAVNAPKGAPQIKGQLEDIGFLPGEQVAVLRKGLLGKGPYMVRVGASTFALRQAEARMITVDAIPHV
- a CDS encoding ferrous iron transporter B, which codes for MSESKVHFFSNEPLVALLGNPNCGKTALFNLLTGSRQKVANYSGVTVERKEGRLSLESGKNIRILDLPGAYSLYPRSLDERVTCNVLLGRAEGEKRPDLVICVLSAMNLRRNLRLVLAAKRLGLPCIVVLNMLDIAKRQGLHIDTAALSSELGLPVLTSIGIQSDGADEIKHFLSNLDWRNLNGLRTGTSDATLENVASHIAHTESDNIQVQRILQNLKLDQIIPDQLSDRLDAVLLHPVFGPIILVALLFCIFQAVFSWATVPMDLIKSAVDFLGAQIIEVLPNGWLRSLLINGILAGLGGVVIFLPQILILFFFILLLEESGYLPRAAYLLDRVMGSVGLSGRSFIPLLSSFACAIPGIMATRSISNARDRMVTILIAPMMTCSARLPVYALLISAFIPEQKLWAGIDLQGLVLFLLYLAGILGAMAVAWILKRFTSEQFRMNALMMELPSYHLPRLGNLAISLWQRAEIFLRRVGGIILLMTIGLWVLSSFPFPPEGATGSPIQYSFAGMMGQALAHVFSPIGFNWQISIALVPGMAAREVVVSSLATVYALSSSSVDAADALIPLISSGWSLATALSLLAWFVFAPQCLSTIAAVKRETGGWKIPIIMLSYLFGLAYIASFITYHLAIYLGLG
- a CDS encoding transporter; amino-acid sequence: MQMQAYPLKKALIQGLLLTALILSPSISMAVLQDEIQVYDDEINAKGEASLEVHLNSTPRGIQTPSYPGEVMNNNGVRVTPEFAYGLGHDLEAGLYISYVNYDNKFQYAATKLRMKWLPIREDKGDSFFAGANLELANVQPQFDESRYNSEMRFIVGKHFDEWLFSFNPIVDMPLSQPYVHQSPYFSTATRLSREVTPELALGVEYYSNLNQLGQPINYQNTQQLGFLMMYYEGKPLSFQAGVGKGFSNSTDSLTLKAIFSIPLN
- a CDS encoding class II aldolase/adducin family protein encodes the protein MKKQFLASFLILLFSQAHAATVQEQMDQNPAVKTAIEELVLANHILYDQNAVDGYGHISVRSPINPNTFFLARSVAPSVVKAEDIMEFDMNGKALNGDTRVAYGERFIHSGILKNRPDINSVIHGHAAPILPYGLTGTTLKPVYHMSAFLGEGAPVFEIRNFAKPNPDTDMFVSNGDLGDALSKTMGLQYFVLMRGHGYAAGADSIKKAVFRTVYAIQNASIQSEAMKMGQVQYLSPGEAIASQETIEKTIGRPWQLWSERVKKP
- a CDS encoding cupredoxin domain-containing protein: MKNNYLKHTLISIFLLLNLTNISIAASNDIQISIKNGRFSPSEIDIPADTKVKLTIENLDDTPEEFESYDLNREVLIKAKSKASFYIGPLSRGIYKFEGEFSPETAQGVVRVK
- a CDS encoding tripartite tricarboxylate transporter substrate binding protein, whose product is MRQKMRQKYSFATTLVFLCACLASQGAIAQAPEAWPTKPITMVVPFPPGGVADTVGRPVAEALSRSLGQPVIVENKAGAGGGIGMAAVARAKPDGYTILMALSSISIIPEADKVVGREQSFQLNQLKPIARFTADPTVLVVRADSPWKDYKSFVAAMRANPGKYNFGSSGNYGTMHVPMEMLKSSEKFYMVHIPYTGAGPAIVGLLGGQVDAIATGPSSIVQQIKAGKVRALAHWGDGRLASMPEVPSFKEMGVKVEFSQWAGLFVPSATPDYITNKLREAAKQAANDERVRTVINGAGSPIQYMDAPEFKAYWDKESTQMGEVVRKIGKVE
- a CDS encoding fumarylacetoacetate hydrolase family protein is translated as MSSRRQFMKTASAAGAGLVAASTMGVMKEASAHPTSVWGGEVYTGPREMVKNSKILSIQNADGTETLGVVNPKGVIDIRAVAKKMKIAAPTTLDQLLQEGNAAGFNKVVASADKSGVPYLKESDITFGRLFKNPGKIVCVGLNYRAHADEVGMAHPRVPPLFNKYNNSLTAHNCLLQIPPPSVSYKLDYETELLIVVGKQMRNVPESAALDYVAGYCTSNDFSSRDLQLELPSGQWMIGKTLDQYAPIGPYFVTSDLVGDPNKLQVKTWVNGELRQNSNTSDFIHNTQKMLSYISTYWTLEPGDIVFTGTPQGVIAGMPKDKQVWLKKGDKIVSSVEKLGDLKFTLA